A window from Tenacibaculum singaporense encodes these proteins:
- the fsa gene encoding fructose-6-phosphate aldolase translates to MKFFIDTANLDQIREAQALGILDGVTTNPSLMAKEGITGEDNIINHYKAICEIVEGDVSAEVISTNFDGMVKEGEALAALNPQIVVKLPMIKDGIKACKYFSDKGIKTNVTLVFSAGQALLAAKAGATYVSPFIGRLDDISTDGLNLISEIRQIYDNYLFDTQILAASVRHTMHVIDCAKIGADVMTGPLSAIEGLLKHPLTDIGLAKFLADYKKGN, encoded by the coding sequence ATGAAATTTTTTATTGATACAGCTAACTTAGATCAAATTAGAGAAGCACAAGCTTTAGGAATTTTAGATGGGGTAACAACAAACCCATCATTAATGGCTAAAGAAGGAATAACAGGAGAAGATAACATTATCAATCACTACAAAGCAATTTGCGAAATAGTAGAAGGAGATGTTTCTGCTGAGGTAATCTCTACTAATTTTGATGGAATGGTGAAGGAAGGAGAAGCGTTAGCTGCTTTAAATCCTCAAATCGTAGTAAAATTACCTATGATTAAAGATGGAATAAAAGCATGTAAATATTTTTCTGATAAAGGAATTAAAACTAATGTAACTTTAGTGTTTTCTGCTGGTCAAGCATTATTAGCAGCAAAAGCTGGAGCAACATATGTATCACCATTTATTGGTCGTTTAGATGATATTTCTACAGACGGTTTAAACTTAATTTCAGAAATCCGTCAGATTTATGATAATTATTTATTCGATACTCAAATTTTAGCTGCATCTGTACGTCACACAATGCATGTGATTGATTGTGCTAAAATTGGAGCTGATGTCATGACAGGACCTTTAAGTGCTATTGAAGGATTGTTAAAACACCCTTTAACTGATATTGGTTTAGCTAAATTCTTAGCAGATTATAAAAAAGGAAACTAA
- a CDS encoding SDR family oxidoreductase — translation MSKTVFITGASSGIGKSIATYLHDRGFKVYGTSRNPQKVTAPFQMVALDVTSQESIKKAVEEVITVEGKIDVLINNAGKGITGPIEDTPTQEMKDNFNTNFFGVIDVVKEVLPHMRKQQSGTIINTTSIAGYMGLPFRGIYSASKGALELVTEALSMEVKSFGIKVVNVAPGDFATNIAAGRYHTPVFEDSAYKEKYAENLALMDAHVDSGADPILMAEAIYKIIENKNPKIHYKVGGFMEKFSIVLKRILPDKVYEKLLMNHYKL, via the coding sequence ATGTCAAAAACAGTTTTCATTACAGGAGCTTCTTCAGGAATAGGAAAATCAATAGCTACCTATTTACACGATAGAGGGTTTAAAGTTTACGGAACAAGTAGAAATCCACAAAAAGTAACTGCTCCATTTCAAATGGTAGCATTAGATGTAACTAGCCAAGAATCGATAAAGAAAGCTGTAGAAGAAGTAATCACTGTTGAAGGAAAGATTGATGTGTTGATAAACAATGCAGGAAAAGGAATTACTGGTCCAATTGAGGATACACCTACACAAGAAATGAAAGATAACTTTAATACAAACTTTTTTGGAGTAATTGATGTTGTTAAAGAAGTGTTACCTCACATGAGAAAACAGCAATCGGGAACGATTATTAACACAACTTCAATCGCAGGATACATGGGGTTACCTTTTAGAGGGATTTACTCTGCAAGCAAAGGGGCGTTAGAGTTGGTAACAGAAGCATTGAGTATGGAGGTAAAAAGTTTCGGTATTAAGGTCGTGAATGTAGCTCCAGGAGATTTTGCTACGAATATTGCAGCAGGAAGATACCATACACCTGTTTTTGAAGATTCTGCCTACAAAGAAAAATATGCTGAAAACTTAGCCTTGATGGATGCTCATGTTGATTCTGGCGCAGATCCAATACTAATGGCAGAAGCAATCTATAAAATCATAGAAAACAAGAACCCAAAAATTCACTATAAAGTTGGTGGATTTATGGAGAAGTTTTCAATTGTGTTAAAAAGAATATTGCCTGATAAAGTTTATGAAAAATTACTAATGAATCATTATAAATTGTAA
- a CDS encoding DUF368 domain-containing protein: protein MNRTKKDYFVIALKGMAMGAADVVPGVSGGTIAFISGIYEELLGSISNINLKLLKTLKKEGLASAWEQVNGNFLAALFVGIFISIVSLAKMISWLLVHHPILVWSFFFGLVLASVIYIAKQVTQWNLVSGFLLMLGAILAYYITTLNPLVSENSSMLFMFLAGAIAICAMILPGISGSFILVLLGAYKPVLAAVNNRDFTTIAFVGLGAIVGLLTFSRVLKYLFENYKNYTLVVLTGFIIGSLNKIWPWKKVLTYRTNSHGEQVPFNELSISPFSYDGNPQLMYATMLAVIGFGLILLLEKLAVKKH, encoded by the coding sequence ATGAATAGAACAAAGAAGGATTACTTTGTAATCGCATTGAAAGGGATGGCTATGGGAGCTGCTGATGTAGTTCCTGGTGTTTCAGGAGGTACTATTGCATTTATTTCAGGAATTTATGAAGAGCTATTAGGTTCTATTAGTAATATTAATTTAAAACTACTTAAAACTTTAAAAAAAGAAGGTTTAGCATCAGCTTGGGAGCAAGTGAATGGTAATTTTTTAGCAGCCCTTTTTGTTGGAATTTTTATCAGTATCGTTTCATTAGCAAAAATGATTTCTTGGTTATTAGTACACCATCCAATTTTAGTATGGTCTTTTTTCTTTGGATTGGTATTAGCAAGTGTTATTTATATAGCAAAACAAGTTACTCAATGGAATCTCGTTTCAGGATTCCTACTAATGTTGGGAGCTATATTAGCTTATTACATCACAACGTTAAATCCGTTGGTTTCAGAAAACTCTTCAATGTTATTTATGTTTTTAGCTGGGGCAATAGCAATTTGTGCTATGATTTTACCTGGTATTTCAGGATCTTTTATTTTGGTGCTATTAGGAGCTTATAAACCAGTTTTAGCAGCTGTAAATAACCGTGATTTTACAACTATAGCATTCGTTGGTTTAGGTGCAATAGTAGGTTTGTTAACGTTCTCAAGAGTTTTAAAATACCTATTTGAAAATTATAAAAACTATACTCTTGTTGTGCTAACAGGATTTATAATAGGTTCATTAAATAAAATTTGGCCTTGGAAGAAAGTATTAACATACAGAACCAATTCACACGGAGAACAAGTTCCTTTTAATGAGTTATCTATTTCCCCATTTTCTTACGATGGAAATCCTCAATTAATGTACGCAACAATGCTAGCAGTAATTGGTTTCGGGCTTATTTTATTATTAGAGAAATTAGCAGTAAAAAAGCACTAG
- a CDS encoding DUF349 domain-containing protein: MLENNEEKVEKPITEEQTKTSKETENAVNEVENEVANESEKADEKHEIPMLDYASMELEKLVDELKKLLKAHPIQQLKSNVDAIKTAFNSKFGALLAKKKEAFLADGGNSIDFQFSSPVKTEYNKLLGEYKAKRDAYYSQLEKQLKENLERRNNLIEELKALIKDADPKTMYNDFQEIQNRWKSVGAVPKTKYNDTWRTYHHHVERFYDLLHLNKDFRELDFKHNLEEKLRLIERAEALSDVEDVNVAFKELQELHRMWKEDIGPVSREHREDVWGRFSEATKKIHDRRHQHYRELKSKHQEMIDAKLAVAAEINAYDTSNNKTHNDWQKSIVEIEKLRKKYFDIGKLPYSKSEAVWQEFKAATKKFNSAKNAFYKHEKSAQNENLRKKMELVELAESLKDSEDWSETTNTMKRIQADWKKIGHVPRKFSDDIWKRFKNACNHYFDRLHARKNEENKEQLAVVEAKKEFVEQIKTAEISTEEDVEKILADWRALGALPRNARYLDEKFNKAMDAHLDKLDMSRIDIEMMKFKGVVDTYLAQEDYRKLDSEQFFIRKKIDETVREMQQLENNLSFISNATEDNPLVQNVRKGIQEFKDQLDLWQEKLDYLKRLDY, encoded by the coding sequence ATGTTAGAAAACAACGAAGAGAAAGTAGAAAAACCAATAACAGAAGAGCAAACGAAGACAAGTAAGGAAACTGAAAATGCTGTTAATGAGGTTGAAAATGAAGTAGCCAATGAATCTGAAAAAGCAGATGAAAAGCACGAAATTCCTATGCTTGATTATGCTTCGATGGAGTTAGAAAAATTGGTAGATGAATTAAAAAAATTACTAAAAGCCCATCCAATTCAACAATTAAAATCAAATGTAGACGCTATAAAAACAGCATTTAACTCAAAGTTTGGAGCTTTATTAGCAAAGAAAAAAGAGGCATTTTTAGCAGATGGAGGAAATTCTATAGACTTTCAGTTTTCTAGCCCAGTAAAAACGGAATACAATAAGTTATTAGGTGAGTATAAAGCCAAACGCGATGCATACTATTCTCAGTTAGAAAAACAATTAAAAGAAAACTTAGAGAGAAGAAATAATTTAATTGAAGAGTTAAAGGCTTTAATTAAAGATGCTGACCCAAAAACAATGTATAATGATTTTCAAGAAATTCAAAATCGTTGGAAGAGTGTAGGGGCAGTGCCAAAAACAAAATACAACGATACTTGGAGAACATACCATCATCATGTAGAACGCTTTTACGATTTATTACACTTAAATAAAGATTTTAGAGAGTTAGACTTCAAACATAACTTAGAAGAAAAACTACGATTAATAGAAAGAGCAGAAGCTTTAAGTGATGTAGAAGATGTTAATGTGGCTTTTAAAGAGTTACAAGAATTGCATCGTATGTGGAAAGAAGACATTGGACCTGTATCAAGAGAACATAGAGAAGATGTTTGGGGTAGGTTTAGTGAAGCAACTAAAAAGATTCATGACAGACGTCATCAGCACTACAGAGAATTAAAGTCAAAGCATCAAGAAATGATTGATGCAAAACTAGCAGTTGCTGCAGAAATAAATGCATACGATACATCAAACAATAAAACACACAACGACTGGCAAAAAAGTATTGTAGAAATAGAAAAACTACGAAAAAAATACTTTGATATAGGAAAGTTACCTTACAGTAAAAGTGAAGCTGTTTGGCAAGAGTTTAAGGCAGCTACTAAAAAGTTTAACTCAGCTAAAAATGCCTTTTACAAGCATGAAAAAAGTGCACAAAATGAGAACTTAAGAAAGAAAATGGAATTGGTAGAGCTTGCAGAAAGCTTAAAAGATAGTGAAGACTGGAGTGAAACTACCAATACTATGAAGCGTATTCAAGCAGATTGGAAAAAAATAGGACACGTGCCTAGAAAATTTTCTGATGATATATGGAAACGATTCAAAAACGCTTGTAACCATTACTTTGATAGATTACATGCTCGCAAGAATGAAGAAAATAAAGAACAATTAGCAGTAGTGGAGGCTAAGAAAGAATTTGTAGAGCAAATTAAAACTGCCGAAATATCTACAGAAGAAGATGTAGAAAAAATATTAGCTGACTGGAGAGCTCTAGGAGCGTTACCAAGGAATGCACGTTACTTAGATGAAAAGTTCAATAAAGCAATGGATGCTCACCTAGATAAGTTAGATATGAGCAGAATTGATATTGAAATGATGAAGTTTAAAGGCGTTGTAGATACATATTTAGCACAAGAAGACTATAGAAAGTTAGATAGCGAGCAGTTCTTTATTAGAAAGAAAATAGATGAAACTGTACGAGAAATGCAACAGTTAGAAAATAACCTGAGTTTTATTTCAAACGCTACAGAAGATAATCCTTTAGTGCAAAATGTTCGTAAAGGAATCCAAGAATTTAAAGACCAATTAGACCTTTGGCAAGAAAAACTAGACTACTTAAAAAGATTAGATTATTAA
- a CDS encoding shikimate dehydrogenase family protein → MTKKENKHLYALVGKNISYSFSRGYFTEKFEKLDLKNHEYINFDIQSIHELPQKIKENKKQLKGMNVTIPYKLDVFNFLDRIDKKALKVGAVNTIKITKKGRLKGYNTDVYGFKKSLKPLLKKHHKKALILGTGGASKAVAYVLESFGVKYKYVSRTPKEKKQISYQDIDKEFIESHYVIINCTPLGTHPNIENCPDIPYEFLSDKHLLYDLIYNPSETTFLRRGKEQGATIKNGLEMLELQAEKAWKIWNNS, encoded by the coding sequence ATGACCAAAAAAGAAAATAAGCATTTATATGCTTTAGTAGGAAAGAATATTTCGTACTCATTTTCTCGTGGATACTTTACCGAAAAGTTTGAAAAATTAGATTTAAAAAATCATGAGTATATCAATTTTGATATTCAATCAATACATGAACTGCCTCAAAAAATAAAAGAGAATAAAAAGCAACTAAAAGGAATGAATGTTACGATTCCGTATAAGTTAGATGTTTTTAATTTTTTAGATAGAATAGATAAGAAGGCTCTAAAAGTAGGAGCCGTTAATACTATTAAAATAACCAAGAAAGGAAGGTTAAAAGGGTATAATACTGATGTGTATGGATTTAAAAAATCACTAAAACCATTACTTAAAAAACATCACAAAAAAGCATTGATATTAGGAACAGGAGGAGCTTCAAAAGCAGTAGCTTATGTGCTTGAAAGTTTTGGAGTTAAATATAAATATGTATCTAGAACTCCGAAAGAGAAAAAACAAATCTCATATCAAGATATTGATAAGGAGTTTATCGAGTCTCACTATGTCATTATAAATTGTACACCACTAGGTACACACCCAAATATAGAGAACTGTCCAGATATTCCATATGAATTTTTATCAGATAAACATTTATTGTACGATTTAATATACAATCCGTCAGAAACTACTTTTTTACGTAGAGGTAAAGAGCAGGGAGCAACTATAAAAAATGGATTAGAGATGTTAGAGCTACAAGCAGAAAAAGCTTGGAAAATATGGAACAATAGCTAA
- a CDS encoding S1 RNA-binding domain-containing protein, with product MELKEGDKVDLVIGVQTALGYSVLINEAYEGLLYNNEVFSDVEEGMRTVGYIKKIREDEKIDVSLRPQGFKNVIDSDVDIILKKLEEKGFLLLTDKSSPESIKFHLQMSKKAFKRAIGSLYKSKKIELQEDRIVLK from the coding sequence ATGGAATTAAAAGAAGGTGATAAGGTAGATTTAGTAATTGGTGTTCAAACCGCTTTAGGTTATTCAGTATTAATTAATGAAGCATATGAAGGCTTATTATATAACAATGAAGTTTTTAGTGATGTAGAAGAAGGAATGCGAACAGTGGGCTATATTAAAAAGATACGTGAAGATGAAAAAATTGATGTATCTCTACGACCGCAAGGATTTAAAAATGTAATTGATTCAGATGTTGATATTATCTTAAAAAAGTTAGAAGAAAAAGGCTTTTTATTGTTAACAGATAAAAGCTCTCCTGAATCAATTAAATTTCACTTGCAGATGAGTAAAAAAGCATTCAAGAGAGCTATTGGCAGCTTGTATAAGAGTAAAAAAATAGAATTACAAGAAGACAGAATAGTGTTAAAATAA
- the menD gene encoding 2-succinyl-5-enolpyruvyl-6-hydroxy-3-cyclohexene-1-carboxylic-acid synthase, translating to MYPKKELAQLVVSACNQFNIDTVVISPGSRNAPLTVGFSNHPDIETLSVVDERCAAFFAMGIAQQKQQPVAIVCSSGSALLNYYPAIAEAFYSNIPLVVISADRPKHLIDIGDGQTIRQENVFENHILFSANLIEEESQLKNNISLLIEGLQTSITQKGPVHINVPFDEPLYETVEKPKAFDFSSVIASKAKKSINLGKLVPVWNSSVKKMILVGSHFPDTELQKILNIYAEDTSVLVLTETTSNIYNSKFINSIDKLISKLTEEEYKKLQPEILLTLGGMVISKRIKQFLRKLQPKHHWHVDELKAMDTYHCLSEFLQTNPVTFLTSLSKEKKNVESTYQETWLQEKEQRAVKHEEYLKDCEYSDLKSFEVILESIPDTSQVQISNSSIIRYSQLFDVNPTLKVFCNRGTSGIDGSTSTALGAAYASKNQTIFITGDLSFFYDSNALWNTNIPKNFRIIILNNAGGGIFRYIPGPLTTNATEYFETPHDLTAEHLSKMYGFEYVQTKDLKSLQSSLISFYEESNQPKIMEVFTPKEINDVVLKNYFKNL from the coding sequence ATGTACCCAAAAAAAGAACTCGCACAATTAGTAGTTTCAGCATGTAATCAATTTAATATTGATACTGTTGTAATTTCACCAGGCTCTCGTAACGCACCACTTACTGTCGGATTTTCAAATCATCCAGACATAGAAACATTAAGTGTGGTAGATGAGCGTTGTGCTGCCTTTTTTGCAATGGGAATAGCACAACAAAAACAGCAGCCTGTTGCTATTGTATGTTCGTCAGGTTCGGCTTTGTTAAATTATTATCCTGCGATAGCAGAAGCTTTTTATAGCAATATTCCGCTAGTTGTAATTTCAGCAGACAGACCAAAGCACCTGATTGATATAGGTGATGGACAAACCATTCGTCAAGAGAATGTGTTTGAGAACCATATTTTGTTCTCAGCTAATTTGATTGAAGAAGAAAGTCAGTTAAAAAATAATATCAGTTTATTAATTGAGGGATTACAAACTTCAATCACTCAAAAAGGACCAGTTCATATCAACGTTCCGTTTGATGAACCTTTATATGAAACAGTAGAAAAACCAAAGGCTTTTGATTTTTCAAGTGTCATTGCGAGTAAAGCAAAGAAATCTATTAATTTAGGTAAGTTAGTTCCTGTTTGGAATTCTTCAGTCAAAAAAATGATTTTGGTAGGAAGTCATTTTCCAGATACTGAGCTTCAAAAAATATTGAATATATATGCAGAAGATACTTCTGTTTTAGTGTTAACAGAAACTACCTCAAATATATACAATTCTAAGTTTATCAATAGCATAGATAAATTAATCTCTAAGTTAACTGAAGAAGAATATAAAAAGTTGCAACCTGAAATATTACTAACTTTAGGAGGAATGGTAATTTCTAAAAGAATTAAACAGTTTTTACGAAAATTACAGCCAAAACATCATTGGCATGTTGATGAGTTAAAGGCGATGGATACGTATCACTGTTTGTCAGAATTTTTACAAACAAATCCGGTAACTTTTTTAACAAGCCTTTCTAAGGAGAAGAAAAATGTTGAAAGTACTTATCAAGAAACATGGTTACAAGAAAAAGAACAAAGAGCTGTAAAACACGAAGAGTATTTGAAAGATTGCGAATATTCAGATTTAAAATCTTTTGAAGTTATTTTAGAAAGTATTCCAGATACTTCGCAAGTACAAATAAGTAACAGCTCAATTATTCGATATTCACAATTGTTTGATGTAAATCCTACACTAAAAGTATTTTGTAATCGAGGAACAAGCGGGATTGATGGAAGTACAAGTACAGCTTTAGGAGCAGCATATGCCTCAAAAAATCAAACAATATTTATAACAGGAGATTTAAGTTTCTTTTACGACAGCAATGCGTTGTGGAATACAAATATTCCGAAGAATTTTAGAATTATTATTTTAAACAATGCAGGAGGTGGTATTTTTAGATATATCCCAGGACCATTAACAACAAATGCTACGGAGTACTTTGAAACACCGCATGATTTAACTGCAGAGCATTTGTCAAAAATGTATGGTTTTGAATATGTTCAAACAAAAGATTTAAAGAGCTTACAAAGTAGTTTGATTTCGTTTTATGAAGAATCGAATCAACCAAAAATAATGGAGGTTTTTACTCCAAAAGAAATAAATGACGTAGTTTTAAAAAACTATTTTAAAAACTTATAA
- a CDS encoding M1 family metallopeptidase, which yields MTSLAILIAGCSSSTAQKSTSLFSKSETFTRQDSLRGSITPERSWWDLTYYHLNVTVNPDKKFIKGKNTVQYKVLKPHQVLQIDLQPPLKITKATQNNKELQVISEGNAHFIQLQSPQKKGAINSVDVYYEGKPKEAIRAPWDGGFSWKKDSNGNHFVATSCQGLGASVWWPNKDHMYDEVDSMAISVRVPKNLMDISNGRLRKIEQHNDNTTTYHWFVDNPINNYGVNVNIGDYVHFSEKYKGEGGILDMDYYVLRDNLEKAKKQFKDAPKMMKAFEHWFGKYPFYEDGFKLVEVPYLGMEHQSSVTYGNQYKNGYLGRDLSGTGWGLKFDFIIIHEAGHEWFANNITNVDIADMWIHESFTAYSENLFLDYYYGKKASAEYVIGTRSSIQNDKPIIGHYDVNNEGSGDMYYKGANMLHTIRQLVNNDEKWRQILRGLNADFYHKTVTTQEIEKYMIEKSGIDLSKVFDQYLRTVKIPELEYTIKNNTLKYRWNNVVKGFNMPIKVTIDGKGELLNPTENWQTKTIKGDSIEVDKNYYVNSKSI from the coding sequence ATGACATCTTTAGCAATTTTAATTGCTGGGTGTTCTTCTTCAACTGCTCAAAAAAGCACATCGTTATTTTCAAAAAGTGAGACGTTTACACGTCAAGATTCTTTACGTGGTTCTATTACTCCTGAAAGATCTTGGTGGGATTTAACATATTACCATCTTAATGTAACCGTTAATCCTGACAAAAAGTTTATTAAAGGAAAAAACACAGTACAATATAAAGTTTTAAAACCTCATCAGGTTTTACAAATAGATTTGCAGCCTCCTTTAAAAATTACTAAAGCGACTCAAAACAATAAAGAACTACAAGTTATTTCAGAAGGAAATGCGCATTTTATTCAACTACAATCTCCTCAAAAGAAAGGAGCTATAAATTCTGTTGATGTATATTATGAAGGAAAACCTAAAGAAGCCATCAGAGCTCCTTGGGATGGTGGTTTTTCATGGAAAAAAGACAGTAATGGAAATCATTTTGTTGCTACTTCATGTCAAGGATTAGGCGCCAGTGTTTGGTGGCCTAATAAAGACCATATGTATGATGAAGTAGATAGTATGGCGATTAGTGTTCGTGTACCTAAAAACTTAATGGATATTTCTAATGGACGTCTACGTAAAATAGAACAACATAATGACAACACGACTACCTACCATTGGTTTGTTGATAATCCAATCAACAACTACGGAGTAAATGTAAATATTGGAGATTACGTACATTTTTCTGAAAAATATAAAGGTGAAGGTGGGATATTAGACATGGACTATTATGTACTGAGAGATAATTTAGAAAAAGCCAAAAAGCAATTTAAAGATGCTCCTAAAATGATGAAAGCATTTGAACATTGGTTTGGCAAATATCCTTTTTATGAAGATGGCTTTAAACTAGTAGAAGTTCCTTATTTAGGAATGGAGCATCAAAGTTCTGTTACTTATGGAAATCAATATAAAAATGGGTATTTAGGTAGAGATTTGTCTGGAACTGGCTGGGGATTAAAATTCGACTTTATTATTATTCACGAAGCTGGTCATGAATGGTTTGCTAACAATATTACCAATGTTGACATTGCTGATATGTGGATTCATGAAAGCTTTACAGCTTATTCTGAAAACTTATTTTTAGATTATTACTATGGTAAAAAAGCTTCTGCTGAATATGTTATAGGAACACGAAGTTCTATTCAAAATGACAAACCAATTATTGGTCATTATGATGTTAATAACGAAGGTTCTGGAGACATGTATTATAAGGGAGCTAACATGCTACATACTATTCGTCAATTAGTGAATAACGATGAAAAATGGCGTCAAATTTTACGTGGCTTGAATGCTGATTTTTACCATAAAACAGTGACTACTCAAGAAATTGAAAAATACATGATTGAAAAATCAGGTATTGATTTAAGTAAAGTATTCGATCAATACCTACGTACAGTGAAGATTCCTGAGCTAGAGTACACAATTAAAAACAACACCTTAAAATATCGTTGGAATAATGTTGTTAAAGGTTTTAATATGCCAATAAAAGTAACTATTGATGGAAAAGGTGAATTACTAAATCCTACTGAGAATTGGCAAACAAAAACTATTAAAGGAGACTCAATTGAAGTTGATAAGAATTATTATGTTAACTCTAAATCCATTTAA
- a CDS encoding DUF368 domain-containing protein: protein MYKERTLSQKINLFFKGLIMGGANKVPGVSGGMVAFVMGFYEELIYTFQRINGKAFKLLFNGRFKSFATYTNLQFLVWVMAGSMFSYFSVSLILDYFLRNYELYVWSWFFGMIIGSIYYISKDFGDWKPKTILGLVIGASVGISISFMTPATENDNLWFVFLCGIIGVSGMTLPGLSGSFILILLGNYVLLLVDSVNVLGNVITNLLSGNFEVLNDQVKVRYLKIIGVFTAGSAFGLVSISHVLGYVLKRWHQIVTAIIIGFITGSLGVVWPWKETIYKKEEGVFLLDQSGNKIIENYQRFIPNFNNQETWVSIGFIIIGIALILIIDFYDQKRK from the coding sequence ATGTATAAAGAGCGCACGCTATCGCAAAAGATAAACCTTTTTTTTAAAGGATTAATAATGGGAGGAGCTAATAAAGTACCAGGAGTTTCTGGTGGTATGGTAGCTTTTGTGATGGGGTTTTACGAAGAACTTATTTATACTTTTCAAAGGATAAATGGTAAAGCTTTTAAATTATTATTTAACGGACGTTTTAAAAGTTTTGCAACCTATACCAATTTACAATTTTTAGTTTGGGTAATGGCTGGAAGTATGTTTAGCTACTTCAGTGTGTCTCTTATTTTAGATTATTTCTTAAGAAATTATGAACTGTATGTATGGTCATGGTTTTTTGGAATGATTATAGGTTCTATTTATTATATATCAAAAGATTTTGGTGACTGGAAACCTAAAACTATTTTAGGGCTGGTTATTGGAGCTTCAGTTGGGATTTCTATTAGTTTTATGACACCCGCTACAGAAAATGATAATCTTTGGTTTGTCTTCTTATGTGGTATAATAGGAGTTTCAGGAATGACATTACCAGGACTTTCAGGCTCATTTATTCTTATATTATTAGGAAACTATGTTTTGTTGTTAGTAGACAGTGTAAATGTATTAGGCAATGTAATTACAAATCTATTGTCTGGAAACTTTGAAGTACTGAATGATCAAGTAAAAGTTCGTTACTTAAAAATTATAGGAGTTTTTACAGCAGGTTCAGCTTTTGGGCTTGTGTCTATTTCACATGTTTTAGGGTATGTTTTAAAAAGATGGCATCAAATTGTAACAGCAATTATTATAGGTTTTATTACTGGATCATTAGGAGTTGTTTGGCCATGGAAAGAAACCATTTATAAAAAAGAAGAAGGTGTGTTTTTGCTAGATCAAAGCGGAAACAAAATAATAGAAAACTACCAGAGATTTATACCCAATTTTAACAATCAAGAAACATGGGTTTCTATAGGATTCATTATTATTGGAATCGCATTAATACTAATTATTGATTTTTATGACCAAAAAAGAAAATAA